A genomic region of Serratia fonticola contains the following coding sequences:
- a CDS encoding uracil-xanthine permease family protein: protein MTIQSAELDAAQKASAATTSTSELIYRLEDRPPLPQTLFAAGQHLLAMFVAVITPALLICQALGLPAQDTQHIISMSLFASGLASILQIKTWGPVGSGLLSIQGTSFNFVSPLIMGGLALKNGGADVPTMMAALFGTLMVASCTEILLSRVLHLARRIITPLVSGIVVMIIGLSLIQVGLTSIGGGYAAMNDHTFGAPKNLLLAGAVLVVIILLNRQRNPYLRVASLVIAMAVGYLLAWAMGMLPDTEPATQTAAITIPTPLYYGLGFDWNLLLPLMLIFMVTSLETIGDITATSDVSEQPVSGPLYMKRLKGGVLANGLNSMLSAVFNTFPNSCFGQNNGVIQLTGVASRYVGFVVALMLIVLGLFPAVAGFVQHIPEPVLGGATIVMFGTIAASGVRIVSRETLNRRAIMIMALSLAVGMGVSQQPLILQFAPDWLKTLLSSGIAAGGITAIVLNLLFPPEK, encoded by the coding sequence ATGACCATCCAATCTGCTGAGCTCGATGCTGCACAAAAAGCATCCGCAGCCACGACAAGCACCAGTGAATTGATTTATCGCCTGGAAGATCGTCCTCCATTACCACAAACCTTGTTTGCTGCGGGTCAGCATCTGCTAGCGATGTTTGTTGCCGTGATCACCCCGGCTCTGCTGATCTGCCAGGCCCTTGGTTTACCTGCACAGGATACTCAGCACATCATCAGTATGTCGCTGTTTGCCTCCGGTCTGGCCTCTATTCTGCAAATCAAAACCTGGGGGCCGGTGGGATCAGGCTTGCTGTCCATTCAAGGCACCAGCTTCAACTTTGTTTCTCCGCTGATTATGGGCGGATTGGCGTTGAAAAACGGCGGTGCCGACGTACCAACCATGATGGCCGCACTGTTTGGCACCCTGATGGTCGCCTCATGCACCGAAATCCTGCTGTCACGCGTACTGCATCTCGCACGCCGCATTATTACTCCACTGGTGTCCGGCATTGTGGTGATGATCATTGGCCTGTCGTTGATTCAAGTAGGGCTGACGTCTATCGGTGGTGGCTATGCAGCCATGAACGATCATACTTTCGGTGCCCCCAAAAACCTGTTGCTGGCTGGCGCGGTTCTGGTGGTCATTATTTTGCTTAACCGTCAACGCAACCCTTATCTGCGCGTAGCTTCTTTGGTCATTGCGATGGCCGTGGGTTACCTGCTGGCCTGGGCAATGGGTATGTTGCCGGATACCGAGCCCGCTACCCAGACAGCAGCCATCACTATCCCTACCCCGCTGTATTATGGTCTGGGCTTCGATTGGAACCTGCTGCTACCATTGATGCTGATCTTTATGGTCACGTCGCTGGAAACCATCGGTGATATCACCGCCACCTCTGACGTTTCCGAACAGCCGGTCAGCGGTCCGCTGTATATGAAACGCCTGAAGGGCGGCGTGCTGGCTAATGGCCTGAACTCAATGCTGTCTGCGGTATTCAATACTTTCCCGAATTCCTGCTTCGGTCAGAACAACGGGGTGATCCAACTGACAGGCGTTGCCAGCCGTTATGTGGGCTTTGTTGTCGCGCTAATGCTCATCGTGCTGGGGTTGTTCCCGGCCGTTGCCGGTTTTGTACAGCATATCCCTGAGCCGGTGTTAGGGGGGGCGACCATTGTGATGTTTGGCACCATCGCTGCCTCCGGGGTGCGCATCGTTTCCCGTGAAACGTTGAACCGCCGCGCGATCATGATCATGGCACTGTCGCTGGCCGTCGGCATGGGGGTTTCCCAGCAGCCACTGATCCTGCAATTTGCGCCGGACTGGCTGAAAACGCTACTTTCTTCCGGTATCGCCGCTGGTGGTATCACAGCCATTGTATTGAATCTGCTGTTCCCACCAGAGAAATAA
- the fabY gene encoding fatty acid biosynthesis protein FabY, producing MYHLRVPVTEQELKEYYQFRWEMLRKPLHQPVGSEKDAYDAMAHHQMVVDENGRIVAIGRLYINADNEAAIRFLAVDPTVQDKGLGTLVAMTLESVARQEGVKRVVCSAREDAVDFFAKLGFINQGEITAPQTTPIRHYLMIKPVATLDDILHRPDWCGQLQQAWYEHIPLSEKMGVRISQYTGQRFVTTMPEVGNQNPHHTLFAGSLFSLATLTAWGLIWLLLRERHLGGTIILADAHIRYSKPITGRPRAVADLSSLSGDLARLARGRRARVQAEVYLFGDDDKGAVFEGTYMVLPAEPDEPLDKGGSEAIPESE from the coding sequence ATGTATCACCTACGAGTACCCGTTACAGAGCAAGAACTGAAAGAGTATTACCAGTTTCGCTGGGAGATGCTGCGCAAGCCTTTGCACCAGCCGGTGGGGTCGGAGAAGGATGCCTACGACGCCATGGCACACCATCAAATGGTGGTGGATGAGAATGGTCGTATTGTGGCGATAGGTCGCCTGTATATCAATGCTGATAACGAAGCTGCTATCCGCTTCCTAGCGGTTGATCCTACGGTGCAGGACAAGGGCCTGGGGACGTTGGTTGCGATGACCCTGGAGTCGGTCGCGCGTCAGGAAGGAGTGAAGCGGGTGGTCTGTAGTGCGCGTGAGGATGCGGTGGATTTCTTCGCCAAGCTGGGGTTCATCAACCAGGGTGAAATCACCGCGCCACAAACGACGCCAATCCGCCATTACCTGATGATTAAGCCGGTGGCCACGTTGGACGATATTCTGCATCGCCCCGATTGGTGCGGGCAGTTACAGCAAGCCTGGTATGAGCATATCCCGCTCAGCGAAAAAATGGGGGTACGCATCAGCCAGTATACCGGCCAACGTTTTGTGACCACCATGCCGGAGGTTGGCAACCAGAACCCGCATCATACGCTGTTTGCAGGGAGCCTGTTCTCGCTGGCGACGTTAACCGCCTGGGGGCTGATCTGGCTGCTGCTGCGCGAGCGTCATCTTGGTGGAACGATTATTCTGGCAGACGCCCATATTCGTTACAGCAAGCCCATCACTGGCCGGCCGCGAGCGGTGGCCGATCTCAGCTCACTCAGCGGCGATCTTGCCCGCTTGGCGCGTGGCCGCCGGGCAAGGGTGCAGGCAGAGGTGTATCTGTTCGGTGACGATGATAAAGGCGCGGTGTTTGAGGGGACCTATATGGTGTTGCCTGCCGAGCCGGATGAGCCGCTGGACAAGGGAGGCTCGGAGGCGATACCGGAGTCAGAGTGA
- the glnA gene encoding glutamate--ammonia ligase, protein MSAEHVLTMLNEHEVKFVDLRFTDTKGKEQHVTIPAHQVNADFFEEGKMFDGSSIGGWKGINESDMVLMPDASTAVLDPFFEESTLIIRCDILEPGTMQGYDRDPRSISKRAEDFLRSSGIADTVLFGPEPEFFLFDDVRFGSSIRGSHVSIDDIEGAWNTSTKYEGGNKGHRPAVKGGYFPVPPVDSSQDIRSTMCLTMEEMGLVVEAHHHEVATAGQNEVATRFNTMTKKADEIQIYKYVVHNVAHAFGKTATFMPKPMFGDNGSGMHCHMSLSKNGTNLFAGDKYGGLSETALFYIGGIIKHAKAINALANPTTNSYKRLVPGYEAPVMLAYSARNRSASIRIPVVASPKARRIEARFPDPAANPYLCFAALLMAGLDGIINKIHPGDAMDKNLYDLPPEEEAEIPKVAGSLDEAMAALNEDREFLTRGGVFTDDAIDAYIELRKEEMDRVRMTPHPVEFELYYSV, encoded by the coding sequence ATGTCCGCTGAACACGTTTTGACGATGCTGAATGAGCATGAAGTGAAATTCGTAGACTTGCGTTTCACTGACACCAAGGGTAAAGAACAACACGTTACCATCCCTGCTCATCAGGTAAATGCCGACTTCTTCGAAGAAGGTAAAATGTTTGACGGCTCCTCAATCGGTGGTTGGAAGGGCATCAACGAATCTGACATGGTACTGATGCCAGACGCCAGCACGGCGGTTCTGGATCCTTTCTTCGAAGAATCTACCCTGATCATTCGTTGTGACATCCTCGAACCAGGCACCATGCAGGGCTACGATCGTGACCCTCGTTCGATCTCAAAACGTGCTGAAGACTTCCTGCGTTCTTCCGGTATCGCTGATACCGTGCTGTTTGGGCCAGAACCCGAGTTCTTCCTGTTTGATGACGTTCGTTTTGGCAGCAGCATCCGTGGCTCCCACGTCAGCATTGATGACATCGAAGGTGCCTGGAACACCAGCACCAAATACGAAGGCGGCAACAAAGGCCACCGTCCAGCAGTGAAAGGCGGTTACTTCCCAGTACCACCGGTCGACTCTTCTCAGGACATCCGTTCTACCATGTGTTTGACCATGGAAGAAATGGGCCTGGTGGTTGAAGCGCACCACCATGAAGTGGCAACAGCGGGTCAAAACGAAGTGGCTACACGCTTCAACACCATGACCAAGAAAGCCGACGAAATTCAAATCTACAAATACGTGGTTCACAACGTGGCTCACGCATTTGGCAAAACCGCGACCTTTATGCCGAAGCCAATGTTCGGTGATAACGGTTCAGGTATGCACTGCCACATGTCGCTGTCCAAGAACGGAACCAACCTGTTCGCTGGCGACAAATACGGCGGCCTGTCTGAAACCGCACTGTTCTACATTGGCGGTATCATCAAGCACGCGAAAGCGATCAACGCCTTGGCCAACCCGACCACCAACTCTTACAAGCGTCTGGTGCCTGGTTACGAAGCACCGGTTATGCTGGCTTACTCTGCCCGTAACCGCTCTGCGTCTATCCGTATCCCAGTGGTTGCCAGCCCGAAAGCGCGTCGTATTGAAGCCCGCTTCCCGGATCCAGCGGCTAACCCATACCTGTGCTTCGCCGCACTGTTGATGGCTGGCCTGGACGGCATCATCAACAAAATCCACCCTGGCGATGCCATGGACAAAAACCTGTATGACCTGCCACCGGAAGAAGAAGCTGAGATTCCAAAAGTTGCCGGGTCATTGGACGAAGCGATGGCCGCACTGAACGAAGACCGTGAATTCCTGACCCGTGGTGGTGTATTCACTGACGACGCGATCGATGCTTACATCGAACTGCGTAAAGAAGAGATGGACCGCGTTCGCATGACGCCACACCCGGTTGAGTTCGAACTGTACTACAGCGTTTAA
- the yihX gene encoding glucose-1-phosphatase, translated as MLYIFDLGNVIVDIDFKRVLGVWSNLSGTPLAMLSDRFSMGEAFQQHERGEISDEAFAEKLCDEMGIALSFEQFATGWQAVFVALRPEVIDIMHRLRGEGHRVVVLSNTNRLHCNYWPQHYPQVAEAADHMYLSQDIGMRKPDANIYQHVLNAENTPAEQAVFFDDVAANVEAAQALGIKAVHVTDRQVVPAYFAQ; from the coding sequence ATGCTGTATATCTTTGATTTAGGTAATGTGATCGTCGATATCGATTTCAAACGTGTACTCGGTGTGTGGAGCAACCTAAGTGGTACACCACTGGCGATGTTGTCCGATCGCTTTAGCATGGGCGAGGCCTTCCAACAGCACGAGCGCGGTGAGATCAGCGACGAGGCGTTTGCGGAAAAACTCTGTGATGAGATGGGAATTGCGCTCAGTTTCGAGCAGTTTGCCACTGGTTGGCAGGCGGTATTTGTTGCCCTGCGTCCGGAAGTGATCGATATCATGCATCGCCTGCGCGGTGAGGGACATCGTGTCGTGGTGTTATCAAACACCAACCGTCTGCACTGTAATTACTGGCCTCAGCATTACCCACAGGTGGCTGAAGCGGCCGATCATATGTACCTCTCGCAAGATATCGGCATGCGCAAACCCGATGCCAATATTTACCAGCATGTGCTGAACGCGGAAAATACTCCGGCAGAGCAGGCAGTATTTTTTGACGATGTGGCGGCTAATGTAGAAGCGGCACAAGCGCTGGGGATCAAAGCGGTACATGTCACCGATCGTCAGGTAGTTCCGGCTTATTTTGCTCAATGA
- the glnL gene encoding nitrogen regulation protein NR(II), which yields MATGKLPDAGQILNSLINSILLLDETLAVHYANPAAQQLLAQSSRKLFGTPLPDLLGYFSLNIDLMRESLNAGQGFTDNEVTLVVDSRAHILSLTAQALPEGFILIELAPMDNQRRLSQEQLQHAQQVAARDLVRGLAHEIKNPLGGLRGAAQLLAKALPDPALTEYTKVIIEQADRLRNLVDRLLGPQRPGQHITQSIHQVAERVSQLVSLEKPDNVTLIRDYDPSLPELAHDPDQIEQVLLNITRNALQALSETGGTITLRTRTAFQITLHGTRYRLAARIDIEDDGPGVPAQLQDTLFYPMVSGREGGTGLGLSIARNLIDQHCGKIEFNSWPGHTEFSVYLPIRQ from the coding sequence ATGGCAACTGGCAAGCTGCCCGACGCTGGGCAGATCCTTAATTCTCTGATTAACAGTATTCTGCTGTTGGATGAGACGCTGGCGGTTCACTATGCCAATCCAGCGGCACAACAGCTGTTGGCGCAGAGCTCGCGCAAGCTTTTTGGCACGCCGCTCCCCGATCTTCTCGGCTATTTTTCGCTGAATATCGATCTGATGCGTGAGAGCCTGAATGCAGGCCAGGGCTTTACCGATAACGAAGTCACCCTGGTGGTCGACAGTCGTGCCCATATCCTCTCCTTGACCGCTCAGGCGCTGCCTGAAGGCTTTATCCTGATAGAGCTGGCGCCAATGGACAACCAACGCCGCCTTAGCCAGGAACAATTGCAGCATGCCCAACAGGTCGCCGCTCGCGATCTGGTCCGTGGGTTAGCCCATGAGATCAAAAATCCCCTTGGCGGTCTGCGTGGAGCCGCGCAGCTGCTGGCGAAAGCGTTGCCGGATCCCGCATTGACCGAATACACCAAAGTGATCATCGAGCAGGCCGACCGGTTACGTAATCTGGTCGATCGACTGCTCGGGCCACAGCGTCCCGGCCAGCATATAACCCAGAGTATTCATCAGGTGGCAGAACGCGTCAGCCAGTTGGTGTCACTGGAAAAACCGGATAACGTTACGCTGATCCGTGATTACGATCCCAGCCTGCCAGAACTGGCACACGATCCGGACCAAATAGAACAGGTATTGCTCAATATCACCCGCAACGCGCTGCAGGCGCTGAGTGAAACCGGTGGCACCATCACGCTGCGCACACGCACCGCGTTTCAGATCACTCTGCATGGCACCCGTTACCGCCTGGCAGCACGTATCGATATTGAAGATGATGGCCCAGGCGTACCTGCACAACTGCAAGATACCCTGTTCTACCCCATGGTCAGCGGCCGTGAAGGCGGTACGGGCCTGGGGTTATCTATCGCCCGCAACCTTATCGATCAGCATTG
- the typA gene encoding ribosome-dependent GTPase TypA, producing MIENLRNIAIIAHVDHGKTTLVDKLLQQSGTFGERAEATERVMDSNDLEKERGITILAKNTAINWKDYRINIVDTPGHADFGGEVERVMSMVDSVLLVVDAMDGPMPQTRFVTKKAFANGLKPIVVINKVDRPGARPDWVVDQVFDLFVNLDASDEQLDFPIIYASALMGIAGTDHNDMAEDMTPLYQAIVDHVSAPKVELDAPFQMQISQLDYNNYVGVIGIGRIKRGKVKPNQQVTIIDSEGKTRNGKVGKVLTHMGLERIEATVAEAGDIIAITGLGELNISDTICDVNAVEALPALSVDEPTVSMFFNVNTSPFCGKEGKYVTSRQILERLNKELVHNVALRVEETEDADAFRVSGRGELHLSVLIENMRREGFELAVSRPKVIFREIDGRKQEPFENVTLDIEEQHQGSVMQAMGERKADLKNMDPDGKGRVRLDYVVPSRGLIGFRNEFMTMTSGTGLLYSTFSHYDDVRPGEVGQRQNGVLISNGQGKAVAFALFGLQDRGKLFLGHGAEVYEGQIIGIHSRSNDLTVNCLTGKKLTNMRASGTDEATTLVPAIKMSLEQALEFIDDDELVEVTPTSIRIRKRHLTENDRKRANRGPKEA from the coding sequence GTGATCGAAAATTTGCGTAACATCGCCATTATTGCCCACGTTGACCATGGTAAAACCACCCTGGTTGACAAGCTGCTGCAACAATCCGGTACCTTCGGAGAGCGTGCGGAAGCCACTGAACGTGTAATGGACTCCAACGATTTGGAGAAAGAGCGTGGGATTACCATCCTCGCAAAAAACACCGCCATTAATTGGAAAGACTACCGCATCAACATCGTAGATACCCCAGGACACGCCGACTTCGGCGGCGAGGTAGAGCGTGTGATGTCAATGGTTGACTCGGTGCTGCTGGTTGTGGATGCAATGGATGGCCCAATGCCGCAAACCCGTTTCGTGACCAAGAAAGCGTTCGCTAATGGTCTGAAACCGATCGTTGTAATCAACAAGGTTGACCGCCCTGGCGCGCGTCCTGACTGGGTTGTTGATCAGGTCTTTGACCTGTTCGTTAACCTGGACGCTTCTGACGAACAACTCGATTTCCCTATCATCTATGCATCAGCACTGATGGGTATCGCGGGTACCGACCATAACGATATGGCCGAAGACATGACCCCGCTGTATCAGGCGATCGTTGACCACGTATCTGCACCGAAAGTTGAGCTGGATGCCCCATTCCAGATGCAAATCTCTCAGCTGGACTACAACAACTACGTTGGCGTCATCGGTATCGGCCGCATCAAACGCGGTAAAGTGAAGCCTAACCAGCAAGTTACCATCATCGATAGCGAAGGTAAGACCCGTAACGGTAAAGTCGGTAAAGTGCTGACCCACATGGGGCTGGAACGTATCGAAGCCACCGTTGCTGAAGCGGGTGACATCATCGCCATCACCGGTCTGGGCGAACTGAACATCTCTGACACCATTTGTGATGTGAACGCGGTAGAAGCGTTGCCAGCACTGTCTGTTGATGAGCCAACCGTAAGCATGTTCTTTAACGTCAACACCTCTCCGTTCTGTGGTAAAGAAGGCAAGTACGTGACTTCACGTCAGATCCTTGAGCGCCTGAACAAAGAGCTGGTACACAACGTTGCGCTGCGTGTTGAAGAAACTGAAGATGCTGACGCATTCCGTGTTTCAGGCCGTGGTGAACTTCACCTGTCTGTTCTGATCGAGAACATGCGTCGTGAAGGCTTCGAACTGGCGGTTTCCCGTCCGAAAGTTATCTTCCGTGAAATTGATGGCCGCAAACAAGAGCCGTTCGAAAACGTCACGCTGGATATCGAAGAGCAGCATCAGGGTTCTGTGATGCAGGCGATGGGTGAGCGTAAAGCCGACCTGAAAAACATGGATCCAGATGGTAAAGGCCGTGTGCGTCTTGACTATGTGGTGCCAAGCCGTGGTCTGATTGGGTTCCGTAACGAATTCATGACGATGACCTCCGGTACCGGTCTGTTGTACTCCACCTTCAGCCACTACGACGATGTGCGTCCAGGTGAAGTGGGTCAGCGCCAGAACGGCGTACTGATCTCTAACGGTCAGGGTAAAGCGGTTGCGTTCGCGCTGTTCGGTCTGCAAGATCGCGGCAAGCTGTTCCTCGGCCACGGTGCTGAAGTGTATGAAGGCCAGATCATCGGTATTCACTCACGCTCCAACGACCTGACAGTAAACTGCCTGACCGGTAAAAAACTGACCAACATGCGTGCTTCTGGTACAGACGAAGCCACGACCCTGGTTCCGGCCATCAAAATGTCTCTGGAGCAGGCTCTGGAATTCATCGATGATGACGAACTGGTCGAAGTCACGCCAACCTCGATCCGTATCCGTAAGCGTCACCTGACGGAAAACGATCGTAAGCGTGCCAACCGCGGTCCTAAAGAAGCTTAA
- the dtd gene encoding D-aminoacyl-tRNA deacylase produces MIALIQRVLNASVTVEGEMVGKIGPGLLVLLGVEQDDNEQKAERLCERVLGYRIFGDENDKMNLNVQQAGGSLLVVSQFTLVADTQKGMRPSFSRGAAPSEADRLYRYFVGLCRERGIETQTGEFAADMKVALVNDGPVTFWLQV; encoded by the coding sequence ATGATTGCGTTAATTCAACGGGTGTTAAATGCCAGCGTCACGGTGGAAGGCGAGATGGTAGGCAAAATTGGCCCGGGTTTGTTAGTGTTATTAGGTGTCGAGCAAGATGACAATGAACAGAAAGCCGAACGATTGTGTGAGCGAGTACTAGGATACCGTATCTTCGGCGATGAGAATGACAAGATGAACCTGAACGTCCAGCAGGCCGGTGGCAGCCTGCTGGTGGTGTCACAGTTCACCCTGGTGGCGGATACCCAAAAAGGCATGCGCCCGAGCTTTTCACGCGGGGCAGCGCCGAGCGAAGCCGATCGATTGTATCGTTATTTTGTTGGTCTGTGTCGTGAACGCGGTATTGAAACCCAGACCGGTGAGTTTGCTGCCGATATGAAGGTGGCGTTGGTGAACGATGGGCCAGTGACGTTCTGGCTACAAGTTTAG
- a CDS encoding AsmA family protein: protein MKFIGKLLLTLLLLLVLAVILLYVMGQTRWAAGALSRWISDNSEYRLSVEKISHSWSKPGQISLEGVAFAQTNQPQLLAAKQVDLAFSLRQITEPSYFDSITLRDGTLNIPLQPATALPIQADVLQLSNMALQSNDDTWQLNAQKVNAGITPWQPKADHLLGENNQFQFSAGVLVLNGIPASQVLVQGEIKQNQLILRDFGAGLAQGDLTGVANRAADGSWLVERLRLSNVRLQTALTLEQIWDRFTALPPITVKRFDLLDARLEGKAWAVNDLDLTLQNVTFQQGGWNSQDGSLNFNADDLINGNFHLIDPIMNMQLSPAGIAIGQFTARWEGGLLRTSGNWLRANKRLQLDEVAVAALEYTLPINWRTLWLQPLPSWLAEVYVGKVTTNRNLIIDINPDFPFQITALDGYGSNLLLANNHQWGIWSGSLKLNGSDATFNKVDVRRPSMALDADAQQINVTELSAFMPDGLLDAKVNINQLPGKPFTLAFSGRSVPLNTLQQWGWQHIPLEGDGNLQLQLKGLLNGDGPFKASLQGHLQATSKEGQTLEQQLP from the coding sequence ATGAAATTTATCGGCAAACTGTTGCTGACATTACTGCTGTTGCTCGTTCTGGCCGTGATATTGCTCTACGTTATGGGGCAAACACGCTGGGCCGCAGGCGCCTTGAGCCGTTGGATCAGTGATAACAGTGAATATCGCCTGTCGGTGGAGAAAATCTCTCATTCATGGAGCAAGCCTGGGCAGATAAGCCTGGAAGGGGTCGCTTTTGCCCAAACCAATCAACCGCAGCTCTTGGCCGCCAAACAGGTCGATCTGGCATTCAGCCTGCGACAGATCACCGAACCCAGCTATTTCGACAGCATAACCTTGCGCGACGGCACCCTCAACATCCCTCTTCAGCCGGCTACGGCATTACCAATCCAGGCCGATGTGCTGCAACTGAGCAACATGGCACTGCAATCCAATGATGATACTTGGCAATTGAATGCCCAGAAAGTGAATGCCGGTATCACCCCGTGGCAACCTAAAGCGGATCACCTACTCGGTGAAAATAATCAGTTCCAGTTCAGTGCCGGTGTATTGGTGTTGAACGGGATCCCTGCCTCACAGGTATTGGTACAAGGGGAAATCAAACAAAACCAACTGATCTTGCGCGATTTTGGTGCCGGGCTGGCGCAAGGGGATCTGACTGGGGTTGCCAACCGGGCAGCCGACGGCAGTTGGTTAGTTGAGCGCCTACGCCTGAGTAATGTGCGCCTGCAAACTGCGTTGACGCTGGAACAGATTTGGGATCGTTTCACGGCATTGCCGCCGATCACGGTAAAACGATTTGATCTTCTCGATGCGCGTCTGGAAGGAAAAGCGTGGGCGGTTAACGATCTCGATCTGACGCTGCAAAATGTCACTTTTCAGCAAGGTGGCTGGAACAGCCAGGATGGATCGCTCAACTTTAACGCGGACGATCTCATTAATGGTAATTTCCATTTAATCGACCCGATCATGAATATGCAACTCTCCCCTGCCGGTATTGCCATTGGGCAATTTACCGCCCGTTGGGAGGGCGGATTGTTACGAACCTCGGGCAACTGGCTACGGGCCAATAAACGTTTGCAACTGGATGAAGTGGCGGTTGCTGCGCTGGAATATACGTTACCCATCAACTGGCGCACACTGTGGCTGCAACCGCTGCCAAGCTGGCTGGCCGAGGTATATGTTGGCAAGGTGACCACCAACCGTAACCTGATTATCGACATCAACCCAGACTTCCCGTTCCAAATCACGGCGCTGGACGGCTACGGCAGCAATCTGCTACTGGCGAACAATCATCAGTGGGGAATATGGTCTGGTTCACTGAAACTGAACGGTAGCGATGCCACCTTCAATAAGGTCGATGTGCGCCGCCCTTCTATGGCGCTGGATGCCGATGCCCAGCAGATTAATGTCACCGAACTGAGCGCCTTTATGCCGGATGGCCTATTGGATGCCAAGGTGAACATCAACCAGCTGCCCGGCAAGCCATTTACACTCGCCTTCAGCGGTCGCTCGGTCCCCTTGAATACCTTGCAGCAATGGGGATGGCAGCACATTCCGTTGGAAGGCGACGGTAACCTGCAGCTTCAACTGAAAGGGTTACTCAACGGCGACGGGCCATTCAAAGCGTCCCTACAGGGCCATTTGCAAGCCACCAGCAAAGAAGGACAAACGCTGGAACAGCAGTTGCCATAA
- a CDS encoding virulence factor BrkB family protein yields the protein MSFFRRKKLPSSIKPGITFGRLLIKRIDDDGLTMLAGHLAYVSLLSLVPLITVVFALFAVFPMFADISVQLKSFIFSNFMPAAGNVIQRYLEQFVANSNKMTAVGICGLIVTALLLISSVDTVLNTIWRSKNKRPIVFSFAVYWMVLTLGPLLVGASMAISSYLLSLNWLTQTGVNSLIDQILRIFPLLLSWVSFWLLYSVVPTVRVPPKDALVGALVAGVLFELGKKGFALYVTMFPSYQLIYGVLAVIPILFLWVYWSWCIVLLGAEITATLGEYRLYRQQKAEQQQQQEQEGSL from the coding sequence ATGTCGTTTTTCCGCCGTAAGAAGCTGCCATCGTCGATAAAACCTGGAATTACCTTTGGACGATTGTTGATTAAACGTATTGATGATGATGGCCTGACCATGTTGGCGGGCCATCTGGCATACGTTTCACTGCTTTCGCTGGTGCCGCTGATTACCGTGGTATTTGCGTTGTTTGCAGTCTTTCCCATGTTCGCCGACATCAGTGTTCAGCTGAAAAGCTTTATTTTCTCTAATTTTATGCCTGCTGCCGGTAACGTGATCCAACGTTACCTGGAACAGTTTGTGGCCAACTCCAACAAGATGACGGCCGTGGGGATCTGCGGTCTGATTGTCACCGCGCTGCTGCTGATATCCTCGGTGGATACGGTATTGAACACCATTTGGCGCAGCAAGAATAAACGGCCGATCGTGTTTTCCTTTGCTGTTTACTGGATGGTGCTGACCTTGGGCCCGCTGTTGGTCGGTGCCAGTATGGCGATCAGTTCTTACTTGCTCTCGCTGAACTGGCTAACGCAAACCGGTGTTAACAGCCTGATAGACCAAATCTTGCGTATTTTTCCGTTGCTGCTGTCATGGGTTTCCTTCTGGCTGTTATACAGCGTTGTGCCCACGGTACGTGTACCACCGAAGGATGCATTAGTTGGGGCATTGGTGGCGGGTGTGCTGTTTGAACTGGGCAAGAAGGGGTTTGCGCTGTATGTCACCATGTTCCCGTCATATCAGCTGATCTATGGCGTATTGGCGGTGATACCGATTTTATTCCTGTGGGTCTATTGGAGCTGGTGTATCGTATTACTCGGTGCTGAAATTACCGCCACTCTGGGGGAGTATCGTCTTTATCGGCAGCAAAAAGCAGAACAACAGCAACAACAGGAGCAAGAAGGGTCTTTATGA